A section of the Acanthopagrus latus isolate v.2019 chromosome 20, fAcaLat1.1, whole genome shotgun sequence genome encodes:
- the LOC119009853 gene encoding vinculin produces MPVFHTKTIESILEPVAQQISHLVIMHEEGEVDGKAIPDLSAPVAAVQAAVSNLVRVGKDTVQTTEDQIMKRDMPPAFIKVENACTKLVQAASMLKADPYSVPARDYLIDGSRGILSGTSDLLLTFDEAEVRKIIRVCKGILEYLTVAEVVESMEDLITYTKNLGPGMTKMAKMIDERQQELTHQEHRVMLVNSMNTVKELLPILISGIKIFVTTKTSGSHGVEEALKNRNFTFEKMSAEINEIIRVLQLTSWDEDAWANKDTEAMKRALGLIDSKMAQAKNWLRDPNAQPGDAGEQAIRQILDEAGKVGELCAGKERRDILGTAKTLGQMTDQVSEMRARGQGASPAAMQKAQQVSQGLDVLTGKVENAARKLEAMTNSKQAIAKRIDAAQNWLADPNSGPEGEENIKALLTEARKIADMCEDPKEREDIMRSLGEIAAMTAKLSDLRRQGKGDTPEARALAKQIATALQNLQSKTNKAVANSRPAKAAVHLEGKIEQAQRWIDNPTIDDSGVGQAAIRGLVAEGRRLANALPGPYRQEMLGKCEQVEQLMAQLADLAARGEGDSPQARAVAQQLQEALKELKGKMQEAMTQEVSDIFSDTTTPIKLLGVAATAPLDAPNRDEVFDERAANFENHANKLGTTAEKAAAVGTANKSTVEGIQAAVKSTRDLTPQVVSAARILLRNPGNQAAYEHFETMKNQWIDNVEKMTGLVDEAIDTKSLLDASEEAIKKDLDKCRVAMANHQPQMLVAGATSIARRANRILLVAKREVENSEDPKFREMVKAASDELSQTISPMVMDAKAVAGNIQDPSLQKGFLDSGYKILGAVAKVREAFQPQEPDFPPPPPELDQLNLNDEAAPPKPPLPEGEVPPPRPPPPEEKDEEFPEQKAGDMVNEPMMVAARQLHDEARKWSSKGNDIIGAAKRMALLMAEMSRLVRGGSGNKRALIQCAKDIAKASDEVTRLAKEVAKQCTDKRIRTNLLQVCERIPTISTQLKILSTVKATMLGRTNISEEESEQATEMLVHNAQNLMQSVKETVREAEAASIKIRTDAGFTLHWVRKTPWYQ; encoded by the exons gttGGGAAGGACACTGTACAAACCACAGAGGACCAGATCATGAAAAGGGACATGCCACCAGCTTTTATCAA AGTGGAGAATGCATGCACTAAGCTGGTGCAGGCTGCGTCCATGCTGAAAGCCGACCCGTACTCGGTTCCTGCTCGCGATTACCTCATCGACGGCTCCAGGGGCATCCTCTCCgggacctctgacctcctcctgaCCTTTGATGAAGCCGAG GTCCGCAAAATAATCCGTGTGTGCAAAGGCATCCTGGAGTACCTGACGGTGGCGGAGGTGGTGGAGTCTATGGAGGACTTGATCACGTACACAAAGAACCTGGGACCAG GAATGACAAAGATGGCAAAGATGATAGATGAGCGACAGCAGGAGCTGACACACCAGGAGCACCGCGTGATGTTGGTCAACTCCATGAACACAGTCAAAGAGCTGCTGCCCATCCTCATCTCAG GAATCAAAATCTTTGTGACAACCAAGACGTCTGGCAGCCACGGCGTGGAAGAGGCCCTGAAGAACCGCAACTTCACTTTCGAGAAGATGAGTGCAGAGATCAACGAGATCATCAGAGTGCTGCAGCTTACATCCTGGGACGAGGATGCGTGGGCCAACAAG GACACAGAGGCCATGAAGAGGGCTCTGGGACTTATCGACTCAAAAATGGCCCAGGCTAAGAACTGGCTGAGGGATCCGAATGCTCAGCCAG gggaCGCAGGCGAGCAGGCTATCCGCCAGATCCTCGATGAAGCTGGGAAAGTGGGTGAGCTGTGTGCTGGGAAGGAGCGCAGAGACATCCTGGGCACAGCCAAGACGCTGGGCCAGATGACTGACCAGGTGTCTGAGATGAGGGCCAG AGGTCAGGGCGCTTCCCCAGCTGCCATGCAGAAGGCACAGCAGGTTTCCCAGGGGCTCGATGTGCTAACCGGCAAGGTGGAAAATGCTGCTAGGAAACTGGAGGCCATGACTAACTCGAAGCAGGCTATCGCCAAAAGAATCGATGCTGCACAG AACTGGCTGGCAGACCCAAACAGCGGcccagagggagaggagaacaTCAAGGCCCTGCTCACCGAGGCCAGAAAGATCGCAGACATGTGTGAGGACCCTAAAGAAAGAGAGGACATCATGCGCTCTCTTGGAGAGATTGCTGCGATGACTGCGAAGCTGTCAGATCTCAGAAGACA GGGTAAAGGTGACACTCCTGAGGCCAGAGCTTTGGCTAAACAGATCGCAACAGCTCTGCAAAATCTGCAGTCCAAGACCAACAAAGCTGTGGCAAACAGCAGGCCTGCAAAAGCAGCTGTGCACTTGGAGGGAAAGATCGAGCAGGCGCAGCGCTGGATCGACAATCCCACCATAGATGACAGCGGCGTGG gtcAGGCAGCCATCCGCGGTCTGGTGGCAGAGGGCCGCAGGCTGGCCAACGCTCTGCCGGGCCCCTACAGGCAGGAGATGCTGGGTAAGTGcgagcaggtggagcagctcaTGGCCCAGCTGGCTGACCTGGCCGCCCGTGGTGAAGGGGACTCCCCGCAGGCACGTGCCGTggctcagcagctccaggagGCTCTGAAA GAACTGAAAGGAAAGATGCAAGAGGCGATGACTCAGGAGGTGTCTGACATCTTCAGTGACACCACCACTCCCATCAAGTTACTGGGAGTGGCTGCCACCGCCCCTCTGGACGCCCCCAACAGAGATGAG GTCTTTGACGAAAGGGCTGCCAACTTTGAGAACCACGCCAATAAGCTTGGCACCACAGCAGAGAAGGCTGCTGCTGTCGGCACTGCCAACAAGAGCACCGTGGAGGGAATCCAGGCCGCCGTCAAGTCAACGAGAGACTTAACACCACAA gtgGTATCTGCTGCTCGTATTCTGCTGAGAAACCCTGGCAACCAAGCTGCCTATGAACATTTTGAAACCATGAAGAATCAGTGGATTGACAATGTGGAGAAAATGACTG GTTTGGTGGATGAGGCCATCGATACCAAATCTCTGCTGGATGCTTCAGAGGAAGCGATCAAGAAGGACCTGGACAAGTGCCGCGTGGCCATGGCCAACCACCAGCCTCAGATGCTGGTCGCCGGCGCCACCAGCATCGCCCGCAGAGCCAACCGTATCCTCCTGGTGGCGAAGCGAGAAGTGGAGAACTCTGAGGATCCTAAATTTAGAGAGATGGTGAAGGCCGCTTCTGACGAACTGAGCCAGACAATTTCTCCCATGGTGATGGACGCTAAGGCGGTCGCTGGCAACATCCAGGATCCAA GTCTTCAAAAGGGCTTTTTGGACTCAGGTTATAAGATTCTTGGTGCTGTGGCGAAGGTCAGGGAGGCATTCCAGCCTCAGGAGCCAGACttcccaccacctcctcctgaaCTGGATCAACTTAAC CTTAACGACGAGGCAGCACCACCCAAGCCTCCTCTTCCTGAGGGTGAGGTTCCTCCCCCAAGGCCTCCACCCCCAGAGGAGAAAGACGAGGAGTTCCCTGAGCAGAAGGCTGGTGATATGGTCAACGAGCCCATGATGGTGGCTGCCAGGCAGCTCCACGATGAAGCCCGCAAATGGTCCAGCAAA GGCAACGACATCATTGGTGCTGCCAAACGAATGGCCTTGCTCATGGCCGAAATGTCTCGCCTGGTGCGTGGCGGAAGCGGAAACAAGCGCGCCCTCATCCAGTGCGCCAAGGACATCGCCAAGGCTTCTGATGAGGTCACACGGCTGGCCAAGGAGGTGGCCAAGCAGTGTACTGACAAGCGTATCCGGACCAACCTGCTCCAG GTATGCGAGCGCATTCCCACCATCAGCACTCAGCTTAAAATCCTGTCCACAGTCAAGGCCACCATGTTGGGTCGTACCAACATCAGTGAGGAGGAGTCAGAACAG GCTACTGAGATGTTGGTCCACAATGCCCAGAACCTGATGCAGTCTGTGAAGGAGACGGTCAGGGAGGCCGAGGCAGCTTCAATCAAGATCCGAACAGATGCGGGCTTCACCCTCCACTGGGTCAGAAAAACCCCCTGGTACCAGTAA